Proteins from a genomic interval of Luteibacter pinisoli:
- a CDS encoding ATP-binding protein — translation MMRIPRMSIFARSFLMMSCALLVAEAIGFLVFSVKPPRPTASAGLFDIVAALRPDLQAFGHPFDGGRGPGEMGPPGGFGPPHGTDIEVAVASAPPVASDGYDEGMSSHVAERLAGMLATDRTNLRVFATTAGFGPIAGPMRATIGPGSVIALRQDDGTWRVASVPPMPFTDTVSARLLWMLGLGLLVMLPLAGLFASALSSPIRRFAEAAHRLGGDSGAPPVPREGPTEMRQAVDAFNAMQARMNRMMQERTHMIAAIAHDLRTPLTRLSFRLDGLPAPLGEKVDADIQEMRTMIAAALDFIRDRSSGAHRQPLDFRLLVESVADDLVDVGHDVALQAGQPITVDGDPLALRRVVMNLVENGLKYGDRVRMRLRFQGEACILEVDDDGPGIPEMMQRQVFEPFFRLEASRNRDTGGIGLGLASVRAIVSEHGGQVELRNRREGGLRASVTLPARLHA, via the coding sequence ATGATGCGCATTCCGCGGATGTCGATCTTCGCGCGCAGTTTCCTGATGATGTCGTGCGCGCTGCTGGTGGCCGAAGCCATCGGCTTCCTGGTGTTCAGCGTGAAGCCGCCCCGCCCGACGGCCAGCGCCGGCCTCTTCGATATCGTCGCCGCCCTGCGTCCGGACCTGCAGGCGTTCGGCCATCCGTTCGATGGCGGACGCGGCCCCGGTGAGATGGGCCCCCCGGGGGGCTTCGGGCCGCCGCACGGCACGGACATTGAAGTCGCCGTCGCCAGCGCGCCCCCGGTGGCCAGCGACGGTTACGACGAAGGCATGTCGTCGCATGTCGCCGAGCGCCTGGCTGGCATGCTCGCCACCGACCGCACCAACCTGCGTGTCTTCGCGACCACCGCCGGCTTCGGCCCGATCGCCGGGCCCATGCGCGCGACGATCGGCCCGGGTTCGGTCATCGCCCTGCGCCAGGACGACGGGACGTGGCGCGTGGCCTCGGTGCCACCGATGCCGTTTACCGACACGGTGAGCGCGCGCCTGCTGTGGATGCTCGGCCTCGGCCTGCTCGTGATGCTGCCGCTGGCCGGCCTGTTCGCCAGCGCGCTGTCGTCACCGATCCGCCGCTTCGCGGAAGCCGCGCATCGCCTGGGCGGCGACAGCGGCGCGCCACCGGTGCCGCGCGAGGGGCCGACGGAAATGCGCCAGGCCGTGGATGCGTTCAACGCCATGCAGGCGCGCATGAACCGGATGATGCAGGAGCGCACGCATATGATCGCGGCCATCGCGCATGACCTGCGCACGCCGCTCACACGCCTGTCGTTCCGCCTGGATGGCTTGCCGGCGCCCCTGGGCGAGAAGGTGGACGCTGACATCCAGGAAATGCGCACGATGATTGCCGCGGCGCTGGATTTCATCCGCGACCGCTCGTCGGGCGCGCATCGCCAGCCGCTGGATTTCCGCCTGCTGGTGGAAAGCGTGGCCGATGACCTGGTGGACGTGGGCCACGACGTGGCCCTGCAGGCCGGCCAGCCCATCACCGTGGATGGCGATCCGCTGGCCCTGCGCCGCGTCGTGATGAACCTGGTCGAGAACGGCCTGAAGTACGGCGACCGCGTGCGCATGCGCCTGCGTTTCCAGGGCGAGGCCTGCATCCTCGAGGTCGACGACGACGGCCCGGGCATCCCCGAGATGATGCAGCGCCAGGTGTTCGAGCCGTTCTTCCGCCTCGAGGCCTCGCGCAATCGCGATACCGGCGGGATCGGCCTGGGCCTGGCCAGCGTCCGCGCCATCGTCTCCGAACACGGCGGCCAGGTGGAGCTGCGCAACCGCCGCGAAGGTGGCCTGCGCGCCTCGGTGACCCTGCCCGCCCGCCTGCATGCATGA
- a CDS encoding M20/M25/M40 family metallo-hydrolase, with protein sequence MRPALRFHALAACIALACSAHAADKATTIPAKAVAAATELRDKAMADNTGYEFVSALTTEVGPRLAGSEADKRGVEWTVAKFKAMGFDKVYTEKVSYPLWERHSEHAAIVAPFPQPLALTALGYSAGTPAGGLTAEVVAFDTLEAFKAADPATVKGKIVYVSTHMTQQKDGHDYGMGSATRTRGPVLAAQMGAAAYLLRSAGTDPHSRTPHTGVTGFTDPKDAIPAAALSLPDADQLERVLKEGKPVTLKLDLDVGFKGTYEGMNVIGEVTGRKKPKEVVAIGGHLDSWDLGTGAIDDGAGVAIAAAAAKLIKDMPQRPDRTIRVIAFANEEMGLWGGRAYAEAHAKDVSNFQLGTESDFGAGRIWRMTASVKPEARGAIEQIAKVIEPIGVAYDPNKPGGGGSDLSQMHAKGMAALSLTQDGTDYFDYHHNANDTLDKIDPKALAQNVAVYAAFAYMAAQADGNFGSAAGAFAKDGAHD encoded by the coding sequence ATGCGTCCTGCTCTTCGTTTCCACGCGCTGGCCGCGTGCATTGCACTTGCCTGCTCCGCCCACGCGGCCGACAAGGCCACCACCATTCCGGCGAAGGCTGTTGCCGCGGCCACCGAGCTGCGCGACAAGGCCATGGCCGACAACACCGGCTACGAGTTCGTGTCCGCGCTGACCACCGAAGTGGGCCCGCGCCTGGCCGGCAGCGAGGCCGACAAGCGTGGCGTCGAGTGGACCGTGGCGAAGTTCAAGGCCATGGGCTTCGACAAGGTCTACACCGAGAAGGTGAGCTATCCGCTGTGGGAGCGCCACAGCGAACACGCCGCCATCGTCGCGCCGTTCCCGCAGCCGCTGGCGCTGACGGCGCTGGGCTACTCGGCCGGCACGCCGGCGGGCGGCCTCACCGCCGAGGTCGTGGCGTTCGACACGCTGGAAGCGTTCAAGGCCGCGGATCCGGCCACGGTGAAGGGCAAGATCGTCTACGTCAGCACGCACATGACGCAGCAGAAGGACGGCCACGACTACGGCATGGGCTCGGCCACGCGCACGCGCGGGCCGGTGCTCGCTGCCCAGATGGGCGCCGCCGCCTACCTGCTGCGCTCGGCGGGTACGGATCCGCACAGCCGCACGCCGCATACGGGCGTCACCGGTTTCACCGACCCGAAGGACGCCATCCCCGCGGCCGCCCTTTCGCTGCCCGATGCCGACCAGCTCGAGCGCGTGCTGAAGGAAGGCAAGCCGGTGACACTGAAGCTCGACCTCGACGTCGGCTTCAAGGGCACCTACGAAGGCATGAACGTGATCGGTGAAGTCACCGGCCGCAAGAAGCCGAAGGAAGTCGTCGCGATCGGCGGCCACCTGGATTCCTGGGACCTTGGCACCGGTGCCATCGATGACGGCGCGGGCGTCGCCATCGCAGCCGCCGCGGCAAAACTCATCAAGGACATGCCGCAGCGTCCGGACCGCACCATCCGCGTCATCGCGTTTGCCAATGAAGAGATGGGCCTGTGGGGCGGTCGCGCGTACGCCGAGGCGCACGCGAAGGACGTGTCGAACTTCCAGCTGGGCACCGAGTCGGACTTCGGCGCAGGCCGCATCTGGCGCATGACCGCTTCGGTGAAGCCCGAGGCACGCGGCGCCATCGAGCAGATCGCCAAGGTGATCGAACCGATCGGCGTGGCCTACGACCCGAACAAGCCCGGCGGCGGTGGTTCGGATCTCTCGCAGATGCACGCGAAGGGCATGGCGGCGCTGTCGCTGACCCAGGACGGCACCGACTACTTCGACTACCACCACAACGCCAACGACACGCTGGACAAGATCGATCCGAAGGCGCTGGCACAGAACGTGGCGGTGTATGCGGCCTTCGCGTACATGGCGGCACAGGCGGATGGCAACTTCGGCTCGGCCGCGGGCGCGTTCGCCAAAGACGGTGCGCACGACTAA
- a CDS encoding response regulator: protein MDLNALILVVDDDPELRNLIAGFLGGHGYRVQVAENSAQMDLAIARERPDLVVLDVMMPGEDGLSAARRLAADKGPPVIILSALGDDTDRIIGLEVGADDYLAKPCNPRELLARVRALLRRTTSVDAATPDDSRPYLFAGWRLDVTRRDLRDPTGIFINLSDGEFALLRAFVDHPQRILTRDQLLDLVHGGRTEVYDRAIDTQISRLRRKLNDRAAMEMIRTVRNEGYMLVPKVAHA from the coding sequence ATGGACCTCAACGCCCTTATCCTGGTGGTCGACGACGACCCCGAACTCCGTAACCTGATTGCCGGCTTCCTGGGCGGGCATGGCTATCGCGTGCAGGTGGCCGAGAATTCGGCCCAGATGGACCTCGCCATCGCGCGCGAGCGCCCGGACCTGGTGGTGCTCGACGTGATGATGCCCGGGGAAGACGGCCTCTCCGCCGCCCGCCGGCTCGCCGCCGACAAGGGGCCGCCGGTGATCATCCTCAGTGCCCTGGGCGACGATACCGACCGGATCATCGGCCTGGAGGTGGGCGCGGACGACTACCTGGCCAAGCCGTGCAACCCGCGGGAACTGCTCGCGCGCGTGCGCGCCCTGTTGCGCCGGACCACCAGCGTCGATGCGGCCACCCCGGATGACAGCCGCCCGTACCTGTTTGCCGGCTGGCGCCTCGATGTCACCCGGCGCGACCTGCGCGACCCCACGGGCATCTTCATCAATCTCTCCGACGGGGAATTCGCCTTGCTGCGCGCCTTCGTCGACCACCCGCAACGCATTCTCACCCGCGACCAGCTGCTCGACCTCGTCCATGGCGGCCGCACCGAGGTGTACGACCGCGCCATCGATACGCAGATCAGCCGCCTGCGCCGCAAACTCAACGACCGCGCCGCGATGGAAATGATCCGCACCGTCCGCAACGAGGGATACATGCTTGTCCCCAAGGTGGCCCACGCATGA